aagagaagaaatcaagatATGCCTCTAAGTCAAGGTCATGATGGACTCGTGATTTGAGCTATGATTGACCAAGACTTAGAGCATGCAATCAAGTGAAGATTTGTTTATACATCTCAAGAGATTTTGAGAGAGTATGAGAACATACAAGGTTGACAAAGACAAAGTGCAATGAATGGAGTCAAGTTGGTCAACACGCAAAGCATAACAAATGTACCACATgtgggatcatgtgaattatgatCTTTCCATGGGCTCCCATCAAACGGAAATTTATGTAAATCCCATGAGAGGATTtcatcaagtgttgatggtcatcaAAGTTGAGAAGTGCAATTTCAAGATGAGAATATCAAAgatatcatatgcttgaagcttggatTCCATTTTATGgtaatggatatgtgaagatattCCTTAGTGAGATTTCCCCTAGTGCTTATGGGGAGGAACTTGCGAGTCTTcaccaagcaagcacaatcaagaaaggtgttttGCAGACATATGATCGTCATATTCTAGTTACGTCTAAGTGGAATGCGCATGCTAAAGGGATGACCTTGAAAGGTTTTCCATTTTACCTATCTCAAGGTTGTTTTTGGAGACTGGAATATAGGTTCGATAACCATACTATCAAGCGGGGCTCTCAAGTGATTAGCTTGATCACATCGTTTGTAGAGATCTCAAATTAAGCTTTGCATTCTTGGCATTATCTTCTATGTTGTTATTTTTCTTCTATCCATGTGAAAATTTAGAGCTCAAAACAAGATCAAGTTCATGAAAAACATATTATGTATTAAAAATTGTTGTGTTTGTTATGTTGGGATTTTTGCCAATTGTTCTTTTATAGAGAGGTCAAACCTTTCCTCTTGTTGCGTTTTATCCTCCCTTATTGAACTTTTTTCTCTGTATCTGAGGTTCTAGAGCTTGTTGTTAGCTTCAAAATAAgctatggatcatgaaaaacaaagTTTGTATATATGCAAGAGATATCACCTTTTACGTGAGAGTGGGTTTCCGGGAGTTGAAACGGACTTGGGACTAGGACCAATCCAAAACATCTCAGTCCGGTCTATTTCTAGTTAGATCTAGACCAGAACCAGGATTTTTGCTAGGACCAGACCTAGGACCGGGAACAATCGGGAGCACCTATTTTTGTTCCAAGGGGCAGTTTTTAGGGGGTTTCCTATAAAAGGGGTATTATTCTTCCCCAATGGTTTTCTAAGGTTATTGAGCTTATTTCCCCTACCATTGTTGATCTTCTAAATGTTTCTTCCTCCTCATCCCTCTAATGATTCTTGCATTTTTGAGGGAACTAAAagagagaggggatctagatccactACTCCACCAATAAATTCCTCTTCTAAGTTCTATGTTAAGGGAAGCCTTTCGATCTAGATATTGGAGTCATTGGTTGACCTTCACTATTGTTCTTCCTCCTCAAATTCTTCTTAAAATTTGTTTTTTCTATAGGATTTTTGGGAGAAGGATTTGATAAACTTTTTCTTGGTATTTCTTGCATTGTGTACTACCAGAGTGGTTGTGCTTGGTACTTGCTAAGTGGCATACTATCTCGGTGATTCATATGTGGTATGTTCCTATGACGCCCACTTTTCTTATTcacttgtcttgttttatttgaccAATGATTAAATCATGGACAACATGATCAAGGGATGGAGTCACCGAACCATGTGCATTATACAAACACAAATGGTGTGCAGTGTACTAGATTCGCTAACTCCATCTCTGAGATTTGTGTGCTGAGTGTAAGTAAAATATGTTCATTACGTTTTCACTTTCTTGCAATGGACAATGATTAACTTAAGTAGTACATAATGTGAGTTAAGGATTGGCCTTGCAATATGTAGGGCCGTGCAAAAAGACATTAGTATTGCATGTTCCTTGGTCTTGTAAGACATCTCTTAGCTTGTGGATGCTACTTCATAGGAGGCTCCTATTGTGACTTGTGTGAGATGCAATGACTAATGATTGAAATGTGGCACCTATATTGGTGCCAATTGCATGAGATTGCTTATGTGAGACCTTTTTGATTGGTCATTTCTTCTGATGATTGGTTGTATGAGGCCAATGGTTCAAATGTGGCACAATTCAAGGAAAATGGTTCTACTTACACCTTGTGCTAGGCCAATGGTTTAAATGTGGCACAATTCAAGGAAAATGGTTCAAATGTGGCACAATTCAAGGAAAATGGTTCTACTTACATCCTGTGGGGAAAATCCCTTTACCTTGTGTACACACACCCTATACACGAGTATTGGACTCAAAACCGGCTTTCTAAACCGGACTTAGAAAATCAGTAAGCACCCCACCGGCCCATTCTTCCGCAGCAGACAACGCCGACGAAAGAGGCTGCCGCCGCCGACGAGATCTGAGACCCCAAGAGATTTGATCCCGACCATTCTGACTCCGCCCGAAGGGAAGCGGAGATGAATCTGTTCCGGCTTGCCGGGGACATGACCCACCTCGTCAGCGTGGTGGTGCTACTCCTCAAGATCCACACCATCAAGTCATGCGCAGGTAACTCGGTAGACACCCCCTGGAACCAGAAATATGAGTAGGATTAGGCGAGTGCGAAAAATTCAGCGCGTTTCTTCAATTTTATCTGCTGGTTTTCCTCGTTTCCGTGTATCCAAACTTGGAGCGCTCGATACTGGGGATATGGTGGCGTGTGCAATGCACTTTCAGTTAGGTTGAGTCAGGAATTTGTTGGTAGAAACGAGGGAAGGTCGATTTCACCAAAATAAGTTGTTTTCTTTCTTCATAAAACTGTGGCAAAGAACCATAAGTTAAAGTACAGATGGCACCATTGTCTGTCTTCCAACACAGCTAGGAACCTCCACATCTACTTCCACCAAATAATTTCCCAGTTGATGATAATTAGAAGCATATCATGCAAGGAGCATAAGTTGTAATACTGCTGGATACGCCAAAGCAAGGattcttttttgttttttgttttttgtagagttctacataagaacatattagtTACTCAATACAATGAGAGTGGAACAGTAAGTTTCCCACTTATGAGTTAATATTTTATCATCAGTTGTCTATGCTTAAAAGAGAAAGTCAGAAAAGGATTTGAATGCATGAAGGGCGCATATTAGCTGCTCAAATGTACTCCTGTTCACTGTGCCACTGGTGCTTCTTTGCTGAATCAAATTAAGTACTGAAGACCACTAGTAAAGAGTTAAACAACAAACACAACCTAGCACCGATGTTTTGCCCTGACCATTGGAAGGCTCGGAGGTAAACCCATGAACACCCAAATTGGCAGAGAAGGCGGTCCTTCAACTGGCCATTCAGGAGGTAGTATATACTGGATGACCCTGTTATAACGTATATACCACTCAGAGGCTGATGCTCTGTCTCTGTCTCTGTTTGCTGAACATCAGATGTTTTATTTTGATCATATCACCATATAAATCACCCCTCACTTAAAATATTTCAGTAAGGAGTCCTTATAATGGAGAGAAATTAGATACATCCCTTTTACGATTGTATTGAACAAAATGCCTTTGAATTTTAGAAGCTTAAAACTATTAGGTGCTTGATTCAGACACTTTTTAGTCTGCACCAAGAAGATTCGGTATGTCCGAGGATTTGTTGACATGTTGGATAGAGTACATTGTGTGCAGCCAGAAGTTCACTCTATTTAACTATGTACCTATACTTAGGCCTTATTAGTTTATTTCATGCCTTCGTGGGCCACAAGCGAGCTAGCTAATCTTGAACGCTGAATATCAATCTGGAGGAGGAATTTTCCCTCGATTTTAGAAACTTACTAATATAATTATCAGCGTTAGACAGTTACCCGCAGTGTCCTCATGCTCAGAATGTTTATGGCTTGGGCAAGCTATGTCTTGAGGGAACTCTTAGGTAAGAATAAATGGCAGGATGACACTGCTTCCAGACTTAGCTGTAGGTCTATATAACAGGCTAATAGCACAACCGCTGAAGAGCCAAATTCCGTATAAGCCACATTGCTCCGTAAAAACCTGAAGTTGGTTCTTTCCGTGCTTTCTATGTACACTCATACTACTGTCATAAAGTCTATGTTAGCACTTAGTTTGATGGGCTTCTGTATTTATATTTGACAACTTATTGCAGGCGTATCTCTGAAGACGCAGGAGCTATATGCACTTGTGTTTGCAGCTCGTTACTTGGACTTGTTTGTTCATTTTGTATCTTTATATAACACTGTCATGAAGCTGGTCTTCCTGGCAAGCTCTTTCACAATAGTTTGGTACATGAGAAGGCACAAGATTGTGCGTAGAACTTATGACAAGGAGCATGACACCTTTCGTCATCATTTCATAGTGCTTCCATGTTTGGTTCTGGGTCTCCTCCTCAATGAAAAGTTTACTTTTAGAGAGGTCAGTTTTGTTGGTTCCTACATTCTCACTGATGCTGTTATGATGCCAAATCTAAAATCTTTACGCTTTTAGTTTGTAGTAGCACTTGAGTCTTAGTTGTTAAAGCCATTGTATGGTGGTGTGATGTGATGGGTGTTACCAGATACTATTGTTGAAATCTTATTGTCTGGACTGCAGTGTTGTGATCTTTTGTGCCGTTAATCTGGACAGGTGATGTGGGCATTCTCCATTTATTTGGAAGCTGTAGCAATTCTGCCTCAACTTGTGCTGCTACAGCGCACGAGGAATATTGACAACTTGACTGCCCAATATGTCTTCTTTCTGGGGTAACGTCTGCTCTAGTTTATTTGAAGACACAAACTTTTATTTTGCATTTGCATGGAAACAAATAAAGCTTAGGACTATACTTTGTACGATAAAAGCTGCCTATATATAACATACCGGTGAATGTACCCTTTCTTTACAATTGTGTTCTAGTATAGATTCCTTGGTTAATTATATGAATTTCCTAATGCCATGCTCTTGTATTGAATTATCATCTCGAGACCTCATTCTCCCTTTTAGAGCTCGAGGAACGATTCTACTACATAAATGTTTCTGACATATTTACCCTGATGTTGATGCAGTGCCTACCGCGTACTTTATATCTTTAACTGGATTTACCGATACTTCACTGAGCCCCATTTTGTTCACTGGATAAGTATGGACTCTATGCACCATACCTTCCCATTCCTATAGTGGATGTGACCGACCATTACTCATTTTGTAACCGAGATCTTTCAATGCAGGCTGGATTGCGGGTATCGTTCAGACTCTGTTGTATGGTGATTTTTTCTACTATTACATACTAAGGTATTGTCTTCGCTTCACTGTATCATTTCTGTACTAATATGAAGCACAAGCTGGATTTTATCTAGTCAATCCATACAGTCCAGAAAGATTAATCCAATGGATAGCCTTGTGTCCTGTAATAACTCACTCACTAATTAGATAACATATTTTGTGCGATATGTACTATGTAGCACGATCACCGTACATACGTGGTTCCTAGTCACCACGAATGTTTGCTTTCCACTGACCGTACATTCTAAACAATTTGCAGCTGGAAGAACAATGTGAAGCTAGAGCTACCAGCCTGAGCTTGCTCCTCCCTTCCAAGATACACTAGGGTGTTAGCTTAACTTAATGGACAGACAGACATGAATCACACCATACAGATGGTTTCCTGGGTTTTCTTGTTTCCAGTATTTTCGGAGAGAAAGCTAGGTCGCCTTGTATCTTGTAAAACATAACTGAGTGTATGATCAGCACTGGGAGGTTCTGTACTCTGATATTTTCTGGAACTCAATGACAGTGTTGCTGTACTCCCTTGTTGAGTGAATCTGATATGGTTCATTCGATGGATGCCGTGCTATGTCGTAATGTTCATGTATGTTCCTCATAAGAAACCGAACTCACGTTGTAGCCCCTACGTGGTGGGTGTCAGTGTGTCACTGTCATCCATAGATCTGCCCCTAGCTCCGGTTCTAGTCCTTGTGGAGCTTGTCGGAGAGTCGCCGCCGTCCCATAAGGTGCTCGTTAGCCACGGATCTGGTGgccaagtttttttttttagggAAATGGGTGTACTTTATTAATCAATCAAAAAGGGATTCGATACAAATAGTCTTCCGGTTACAATCGGAAGGCTAGGAACGTGCTAAACAATGTGCAGCAACATTCTGCGCACGATTAGTGTGAATAAAAGAGCACGAGCTGAAGGagaccacaatcctcttgatatcTTCAATCACCGGAGCACAGCTAGTGAGCTAGTGAGCTGGACCGATCAGTTGAGGAAGAACGCGTTGGCTGCACCACAGATAGGCAATCAGTGGCAGTGACAATGTCGTCCATACATTCTTCCTGGGCAAAGACCAGAGCACGCCAGACAGGAATGGGCTCAGCTAAGTTAGTGCCTTGAGGAGACATACTGACATAGTATAGGAAACCCTCCCCCCTCCCCCGAGGGAGGACGGGGCTTCCCCCATCCAGTCGGCCGCCCCCCCCTCCACCGAAGCCTCCCCTGTGTCGTCGCTGCTGGCAGAGGTCGCCGGGTGTGAAGCACAGGTGATGCCGCTGGCGGCGGCTCATCTCTCCCAGCGTTGTGGAGGACGTGTCAATCTGCGCCGCCGCATCGTGGAGTCCACCAACTTCGTAGTCGTGGATCATGCATGTGCGCATGTCCGAACACCGGGGAGGGAGATTGGCTGCGGAAGCCTCCGACGGAGAGGGTGGAGGTGACGAGGAAGACATTGAGGCGGCGGTGGATATGCGTGAGAGGCTGTGTCACTGAGGGAAGAGAGGGTGAGAGGGCTGTGACTGGAAGTGGAATGTGTACATGGTGGTGTTCCACGCTTCTACCCACATGCAACGGTTACATGATGGTGTGCAGTTTTCCACAACAATAGACGAGGCTCCATAGGAACTAGGAACGATCAATTCGACCGTTCCTCCAGAGATAGACCTGCCGATGTTTTAAAAACCGTGCTGGCCACAACGCGGTCTGGGCCTAGGAATCTAAATAGACTAAATTTTTCTCTCAAAGCtaggttagagcatctctagcagagcccggtATATCGCGGAAccgaaaattacgagttcgatctCCCAAACTGTGAAAAAATGTTGGATTTTGTCACGGCGCAGAACAGAAATCGAACTCGTGAATCGAAAAAGCGGAAATCAAACGTCGCGGGAAAATGAAACTCGCGATTGAACTCGATTTGCTCCGATCAAGCTGAATTCGTTGATAATTTACAataaggatggcaaaatacatgctTCTTCGAACTACATTCGGTAATAAAGGGCCTAATTAGACTTGATTTAGTCCCGGTTTGGACTATACTGTCATCGGGGCACCGGCGGAGGGTTTTTGGTCGCCGGCTATTCCTAGGCGACGATGAGCGCCGCCACCTCGAAAGCCGCCGCCTCGGAGGTGCTCCCGCAGGTTAGAGGCGGCCCGTCGGCGGCGTCGTCGTCGTTGCCGCGCGGGGGTAGCGTCGGCAGCGGCGGGCTGCACGAGCCGGCAGCGGGGGGCGCCTCCGCTTCTCCTTCCTCAGCCGCCTCCTCGCGCGCTTGACGGCGCGATAAGTTCCTGCCACTTCCGGCCGGCCCGCTTCCATGCGCCGTTGGAGCGCGATCGCCTGGCGCGGTCCGCCTCTTCCCCGTACACCCGGCGGACACCTCCCCTACCCACGCGTCGTAAACGCCCCATTGCGGACGGAGGGGTGGTGGCCGAAGCGGCGGAGCGACGTCAGAGGAGGCGGAATCGCTCGCCGGAGAggaggcaggcggcggcggcgggagtgaaagcagcggaggggagtagggtttagaaaccgaactcccctccacgACCCCTTTTAATACGGGGCGTCTGCTCGATTTCTCAGGGGCCCAAACTCGTTTTACAGGCCAGGCCGCGAGTTTGGGCTCCGTTCTGGCCCATCTCCGAACCGAACACCTATTCTCGCCGGACTTTTTCAGTTTCAGCTGCGAGTTCGGGCTCCTCTTAGAGTATCCGCAGGCTACCGAACGCGAACACTGTacatactagttgaatgcccgtgcgttgccacggaatAACAAAAAAGGATACATAGAGATATTGATCAAACAATTTTTATAAAGTCAATAACATGTTTTTATCAAACAACGCGGTGATAATGCCGAGGGAAAACAAGTTAGTGATGTGGTGGTGGATCGCCGTGAAAGCTCCTGACAGGCCACACCAGCCATAGGATCCGACATTCATGGCGTGACACACATGCATGATTCACCATCCATCGACGGTGTGGACATTGAGTTGGCTCTCCCATAGATGGGCCCGAGAGACATGCGTCACAGGGACTCGTCGTTAACAATGACATCCCCATTAGAGCTCTCTGCATCTTCTCCCTCAAGCTATATGGGCTTTAGCtgcggcaaaaaaaaaaaatccttcgTGTAAAATTTAGGGAGCGGTAGTTCAATTCAGCAAATAGTACTGACATTCAGCAAGCAACAGGTAACAAATTCATTGAGTGGTAGCAAACTTCAGCAAGTAGCGTCAGATATCTGTAAACTTCAGTAATATCAAATGCATGTAAAATCCAGTAACACCAATTCTACCTCAAATTAGTCATCCGTTTTTCTCTCAGCTCTGTCTTGTTTAAACTTGAATCCACCGGAGTAAAGAGGCAAAAGCAGCAACCGTCCTAATAATAATCCATCTTCTGTGTTCTCAATCTATGATGGTAAAGCAATATCTAGAAGTACACCAAAATGTGATACATAGTTAAACTTGTCCAAACATTTTGATCTGACAATCATACGCTTTTGTTGAAACGGGCAACAAAAAAAAACATTAGCAACCAGAGGCTGCTTGGCTGGATCAAACCATCTCTCCACATGGACGCATGCTCCCTTCCAATTCCAAGGACGAAGGGCGGGAGGAATCCCGTGGTGACTGCTGCTAGCTGCTGGCAAATTCTGGCTAATTAAGTTCACAAATGATCATACTATATATATGTCTTGCTGCATGTCAGTGAATATGTTCTCTCTTGTTTTCTTTttgaaatgggggaaatatcgccccagcttctgcatccaagggatgcacacggctttttttattagattattcataacactttacaagagcaatacaaaagatcaaactcgaagccacctcgctaaacctacagagggatgaagggggtgacaattcaccaactcacatcaaccaaaaaccaaatgccttcccaggccgcccaatagcagatgagaagcacatccagtcaagcagactcccagcatacgccaacgcctacgccatagaagttgctaccgccgtcttcctcgactccatcttcaagagagatcatcgcattgacaATGCCATgcctgccatcgatgccgccacggcgccagaCGACTCTACCATCCTGCGCGAgtccatcacactgcatccgtcccgagacaccactgcaccatgccgcggtgactcgacgacgccgacacaacgaaagcacaccgctccacctcagcaccaccgccatccgttgtctgctccaaaaacgatgcccccaacagggagaacggcgttgcgcgccgccatcgtccgatccgggagacccgggtctAGGATTTCTCCCGGAGCAGCCCAGGCGAAGAAACGCAGGctgcagagacaatgccttcaacaaggtaacgatgAAACACGCCGCCATCATACGCCATGACCGAAGTCCGGCcggctttcaccggcagctgTGCCTCGCCATCGGGGGCTAGGCGACGGATCGCGAGATCCGCCACggctagccacacaactagccgatctcctccggcgagagaGAAGACCACCACCGCGGTGCCACGGTCAGTGGCACCAGACGCCCACCACCTGCCACCAGGTCGACGGCGTCTCCGCCATCCAGGGCcgcctgaaagtgcatggagcccccatgtgtggttttggtaattaatgacaatccctatggaataatgtttgcattgagttatatttgtaggagttgtccataggcaattcttgaaccatttgttggcttcaaggttgcaataagaagaatttgatgaaggatatcaagtgtcaagtatgtcttgaaaatgaagatgaagtgagccctcaagttacttcaagacatcaacatgatgaagaatgaagaatgaagtgcaagttcaagtgcaagttcaagatgagccaactcgaagagttcataagcttgaagcttgccatggagaaatgaagtgcaagtttaagataagccatctcgaagagatcctttgcttgagtcttgccatccatatggtgatcatggatatgtgaagatgcgccgaagaagaagatctcccatggtggattatgggggagcaatccacatggtggtcatggttatgtgaagatgcgccgaagaagaagctctcccatggtggattatgggggagcaatccacaagacttcgtcaagcaagcacaagcaagaaaggcgttccatcttgttgaggtcaagatcgtcgtcatcaagctcaagtgaaatgcgcaagtataaggtttgctcttgatagggtttctttctcaccggtctcatagtgtagttggagaccggtttatagtttagttgccgtactatcaagagggctctcgagtgagtaactcgatcgtatcgttcggagagagctcaaacctttgcatccttgcatcatctttcttagttgttatttggaccttatccatgtgatgttttagagcttgtgcttattctcatgacaagctctagttcatcgaaaacggatttcgcatagatcatttgttgcgttttcgagtttggttcatcatctttcttggttttatttggatcttatccatgttatgttttagagcttgttcttattctcatgacaagctctagttcatcaagaatggtttttgcacgggcaacttgttgcattttcgagattggaggttttaccggtatgtcttttttagataggtcaaacctttcatcatttgtttctatcctcccttgttaaactatgatggtttcatgcatgatcttgtagagcttgttcctagcttcaaaacaagcccaagatcatcaaaatcggagtccggatgctaaagttatgcctgttttagttttggtgtttctgcagtttctgggggggggggggcggataatccggcccgaatggACAATTCCAGGCAAATATccagccaaatatccggcccgagtccaggggcgatttcggggggcggataatccggcccgggggcggattttccggcct
This Lolium perenne isolate Kyuss_39 chromosome 1, Kyuss_2.0, whole genome shotgun sequence DNA region includes the following protein-coding sequences:
- the LOC127292671 gene encoding ER lumen protein-retaining receptor, which produces MNLFRLAGDMTHLVSVVVLLLKIHTIKSCAGVSLKTQELYALVFAARYLDLFVHFVSLYNTVMKLVFLASSFTIVWYMRRHKIVRRTYDKEHDTFRHHFIVLPCLVLGLLLNEKFTFREVMWAFSIYLEAVAILPQLVLLQRTRNIDNLTAQYVFFLGAYRVLYIFNWIYRYFTEPHFVHWISWIAGIVQTLLYGDFFYYYILSWKNNVKLELPA